Proteins found in one Spirochaetota bacterium genomic segment:
- a CDS encoding helicase, producing the protein LDSSSYFKKSIPKANDLAYQALNLLQSLLNIEEESIRKHAKFISDLIEDIKENGTLSEYILSEIVKMESIMKDTKKLSEKIIEIRNQLGDNFLEKVKEYLKNISSEVIIAIENIKMEA; encoded by the coding sequence TTTAGACTCATCCTCTTACTTCAAAAAGAGCATACCCAAAGCAAATGACCTTGCCTACCAAGCACTAAATCTACTACAATCACTACTTAATATAGAGGAAGAGAGTATAAGGAAACACGCAAAATTCATATCAGACCTCATTGAAGATATCAAGGAGAATGGAACACTATCCGAATACATACTTTCAGAAATTGTTAAAATGGAGTCTATTATGAAAGATACCAAAAAACTATCCGAGAAGATTATAGAAATCAGAAATCAACTAGGAGATAATTTTCTTGAAAAGGTAAAGGAATATCTTAAAAATATCTCATCGGAAGTAATTATAGCAATTGAAAATATAAAAATGGAGGCATAA